A window of Coriobacteriia bacterium genomic DNA:
ATCGCCCGACACGAAGGGGAGGATCTGATCGGCAGTCGCCGAGGTGACCTTGGTGGTCGCCCATCCGGTGGCGGCGCTGGCGACAAGTGGCACGGCAGCGGCGAACGCCGAGACGAGTGCGATGGATAGCGCGAACACGACGACTCTCGAGCGCCTCATGACAGACTCCCTCAGTGTGCGGTTGGCCCCGGCAGGGAAACCTGTTTCCGGTGGCACGTACGCGATGGAGTCAGTGGCGAATCGACCGCGGGCGGACCTCGTTGGTAGTCGTACTGCGCTTGGGGCCGAACGCCACTAATGTGCTGGCGTCAGGCTCGGCCCGTTCTGAATTCAGGCACAGCGATTCCCGAGCCAATGGTCGCATGCGGTGTGTTTCGAGTCCGTGGCCGGTCTACTCGGCGGTGATGATCGTCCCGACATGCTCGCCTGCGAGCGCACGGGTGAGGTTGCCCTCTTTCATCCCGTTGATGATCTGGATGCTCTTGAGGATCTGGCTGTTGAGCAGGATGTCGAGGCATGGCCGCTCGATGGCGAGATCGTCCTGGTTACGCGCTTTGAGCTCGCTCGCGCTGATGAGCGGGATGAACTCGGCATCCGGATCCTTCTTGGGGTCATCGGCGTACAGGCCGTCCTCGTCCTTGACGTAGATGCAGCTCTTGGCGCCGATGAGATCGGCCATCAGCAGCGTCCCCACATCCGTGCGGTGGATGGGGATGCGGCCCTTCTCGGGTGGGATGGCGAACAGGTCGTAGGGCGGCATGCCGCTCGTGACCGGGATGCATCCTTGCGAGAAGTAGTTGGGCAGCTTGATGACGGCGTCCTGCTCGATTTCGATGCCGCCGTACTGTGCGAGCAGTGTGGCGACGAGCAACGCATTCTGCTTCGAGACCGAACTGCCGAAGGCGGCGATGATACCGGTCGGCATGCCGAGCTCCAGCCCGATCGAGTAGATGTGCCGGCTGCGCGTGCCGCCGCCGGTCATGAGCAGCATCTTGTGGGCGTCCTTGTTGGCGACGACTTCGGCCATGACGCCGGGCAGCGCGTGCTTGCCGCGGTCGCAGATCGACTGGCCGCCAATCTTGATCACGTTGACGTCCGGGAACAGCGGCACCTGGGGTGCGATCTCGAGCGACTCAAGGAAACTGTCGCTCACGAGGCTTTCGCCCATCAGACGGCTCTTGATGTGCAGGCGCTTACTGTCGCGTTCTCGGATGAGCGGCATGGATGCCTCCCGTGTCGATGTGGTCCTGACGCTTCGGGCGCGCGAGGCGCCGCGCTCGCTCCTGAGTCTAGTCGCCGACCTGCAGCTTGTGACCCTTGTCTTCGACCTTGAGCTCGATAAGCTCCGCCCCGACCGCCTGCGCGATCTGCTCGAGCTCGCTCTTGCGCATGTGCTTCACGTGGATCTCGAGGTCCATGTCGGCGACCGCTACGAGGCAAAACCTCGGCTTCTGGTCGCCCTCCTCGGTGTTGGACCGCTCGCGGTAGAACATCTTTCCAGCCATGTCGTCCTCCAGGTTCGCTAACCACGCTTCGTGCGCTAGAGGGGTTCTTCCCCGATACGCCGGCCGAGCGACGCTTTCCGCACCTGTGGCGCCGTCTACCGCGCCGAAACGCGGGCCCATCCGGTGGTCTGAGCCGCGTGCTCCTTATCGGCGGGCATGGTGGCACGAACACGCCACTCGCCGCGAGCCAGCGTGCCCCAGCGCTCGTACACGCGCCCGTGCGACTCGGCACGCGTGATCGCCTGGCGCTTGAATGCCGGTCGCCACACGGCGCCGACCCGCTTCTGGTACTCGAGGGTCACGAGCCAGCGGCCGCTCGGGTGAGGTGCGCGAAGCCCACCCTCGACTTCGAAGCGCCTGCTTGCTTTGATCGTCTTGGGTGCAAGCGGCCTTCCGAGACCCGGCGAAGGCGCAACGGTGGTCGCCGCACAGCCCGTGCGCATGTAGATGGAGCGCGGTGCGAAGTGCACGCGCAAACGGCTGCGGGTGCCCGGCGTGTATCGCATCCAGAAGCGCCCGTTCGGCCCCGTACTTGTCGATGCGACTGTTGCCCATGAGGTGCCGTCGGTAGAGCTCTCCAAGACCACCCGTGCGCCCTTGAACGCGCTGCCGCCACGGCTCGTGAGCGTACCGGTCACGGCCAGTGGTTTGCGGTAGGCGGGCGCCTTGGTCGAATAGCGCACCACCAGTCTGGGGAGCCGATCGGCCACGGCGAACGAGGTTTCGGTCACGGAGACCGCCGAGAACCTGGTCGCGTCGAGTGAGGGAAGCGGCGTGCCGCTGGTGTGCACGGCGGCTTCGTCGCCGCCGAGCGGGCGGTGGTACACAGTAACGCTCTCGGACTC
This region includes:
- a CDS encoding peptidoglycan DD-metalloendopeptidase family protein, yielding MPAHRSRLIARALIAFALLTVVVAGAPVAASAITTGSGGWYWPVATEDFQGWDGWWVYRSSNHSWHMAQDMPAPSGHPVYAIGDGVVLESQDGKGYGGVIVVLHRTLEGQLFKAVYGHIHRKSIKKGDVVTAGQIIGTINGDRHVHFGIHPGRAYPSDRNPYRGHTYTKKRTYGWVNPVRFLRENPRSLAYTPPKLPRVAVVTATVTPTFLGVAGGRVYYSCDESESVTVYHRPLGGDEAAVHTSGTPLPSLDATRFSAVSVTETSFAVADRLPRLVVRYSTKAPAYRKPLAVTGTLTSRGGSAFKGARVVLESSTDGTSWATVASTSTGPNGRFWMRYTPGTRSRLRVHFAPRSIYMRTGCAATTVAPSPGLGRPLAPKTIKASRRFEVEGGLRAPHPSGRWLVTLEYQKRVGAVWRPAFKRQAITRAESHGRVYERWGTLARGEWRVRATMPADKEHAAQTTGWARVSAR
- a CDS encoding uridine kinase, with protein sequence MPLIRERDSKRLHIKSRLMGESLVSDSFLESLEIAPQVPLFPDVNVIKIGGQSICDRGKHALPGVMAEVVANKDAHKMLLMTGGGTRSRHIYSIGLELGMPTGIIAAFGSSVSKQNALLVATLLAQYGGIEIEQDAVIKLPNYFSQGCIPVTSGMPPYDLFAIPPEKGRIPIHRTDVGTLLMADLIGAKSCIYVKDEDGLYADDPKKDPDAEFIPLISASELKARNQDDLAIERPCLDILLNSQILKSIQIINGMKEGNLTRALAGEHVGTIITAE